ATGCAGAGAGGAAGCGTAAACAAGGTCATTCTGGTGGGTCATGTAGGGGCTGACCCGGAGCCACGTTACACACCCGCAGGTACTGCGGTGATCAACCTGCGAATGGCAACCAATGAAGTCTGGCGCGACGCCGAAGGGAATGACCAGGCAGTAACCGAGTGGCACCGGGTGGTACTCTGGGGCAAGCAGGCCGAGTTCGCCGCCAATTATATCAAAAAAG
Above is a window of Candidatus Neomarinimicrobiota bacterium DNA encoding:
- a CDS encoding single-stranded DNA-binding protein, yielding MQRGSVNKVILVGHVGADPEPRYTPAGTAVINLRMATNEVWRDAEGNDQAVTEWHRVVLWGKQAEFAANYIKKGQLVCVEGRLQTRTWEDRNKVERRTTEVRANIITPLGGLKTAEGEVEDIQAVSEEQPPEDEDIPF